The Salvelinus alpinus chromosome 25, SLU_Salpinus.1, whole genome shotgun sequence genomic sequence ggagtcggGGTTTGCctcatgttagctccccactcaTGCTGCACAGAACACTTTACAATGCAGTAAGATACCGGTAGCTCCTCTTCTCTTTATACAGTgccctcagaaagtattcacagcccttgactttttccacattttgttgtgttacagcctgaattttaaattgattacatttagattgttTGCCACTGACCTCCACATAATGTCTAAGTAGAAttatgttgtttttttaaacaattttacatattaataaaagatgaaaagctgaaatgtgttgagtcaatacgtattcaacccctttgttatggcaagcctaaataaattgagtaaaaatatgcttaacaagtcacgtTAGTTgtatggactctgtgtgcaataatagtgtttaacatgattgttaaattactaccccatctctgtaccccacacatacagataattgtaaggtccctcagtcgaggagtgaatttcaagcacGGATTCAACCAcatagaccagggaggttttcaaatgcgtcgcaaagggcacctattggtagatgggtaaaaacaaaagagcagacattgaatatcctttgagcatggtgaagttattaattacactttggatggcgtatcaatacacccagtctctacaaagatacaggtgctATTCCTAACTCCGTTGCCCAGTGAGGAAGGAAACCGATCAGGGTTTCACCatcaggccaatggtgactttaaaacaattagagttgaatggctgtgataggagaaaactgaggatggatcaacaacattgtacttactccacaatactaacctaaatgacagagtgaaaagaaggaagccagtacagaataaaaatattccaaaacatgtatcctgtttacaataaggcactgaagtaatactgcaaaacatttggaaaagacaactttttgtcctgaatacaaagcgttatgtttggggcaaatccaacacaacacattactctTCCTTTTTTCAAGCATGacagtggctgcatcatgttatgggtatgcttgtcatcatcaaggactagggagttttgtgGGGGGATAAAaggaaatggaatagagctaagcacaggcaaatcacagaggaaaacttggttcagcctgctttccaacagacactgggagacaaattcatatttcagcaggacaattgcCTAAAAGAAGGCCAAATATatattgcttaccaagacaacattgaatgttcctgagtagcctagttacagtttttacttaaattgtcttaaaaatctatggtaagactttCATTGCTAGCTTACAGCTGAAGCTAACATCAATTCATTACCCTTGTACTTTGTTTGTAATATGCAAACCATAAAGCTAAAtatgctgatttcaaagctgattgcCACCAAAAACTTGATTAATTCACTTAAGTTGGTCTCTCCGTCACATCTCTCCATCAGCCAAAGATGATCTATTGCCTAAGCGTGTGTGAATAGGGCTCTGACAgttctatgcaaatgttgttgatcagtacaataaaatgagtcccaaatggaagtGAAACAGATTGTCATCTGTACCTcaatgaaatcagccaaaactAGCTCAAaaactcaatgcatgcacacagTCCTATTGAATAtgtattcacctgtattgtgaattGGCCTAGGatacatcttgatttacccagtttatcaatagagatttaccaTTGAAATAACTGATTACCATTAAGTTGTTAAGTAGTTAGATTGGTAAAAACAAAATCAAATTGATTGTATGATTGTTTAATTAATGCATATACATCTCAGAAAAATGTTGACGTACATTTTTTTGAATGAAattgaactcaaaagatgcccaatgattgaacagagcagtatattagtttatctgtctggatcaagtgccattTTGTAACTTTGGCTAATATACCTTTTTTTGTTGGTATCGTTTTAGTatcgtgatactaaacctggtatcaaagtcaaaatgaaatgaaatgaaaatgaaatCACTTTGAAATGATGACCAGTCTGAGTGTCAGTTACCTCATCTATGAAGATGTGGGAGTACTCAGTCAGACTCTTTGCTCCGACCAGTTTCTGCAGCAGCACCCCAGTGGTCATGTAGATGAGTCTTGTGTGTTCAGTGACCATCTTTTCCAGGCCCACCTGAAACAAACAGAGAAATACATtttcacacacaagcacataaaCACAAAAATACACAGACAATTAAAGCCTAAAAGGCAGACGTGAGGATTCAAAATCTACTGTAGCTGTAGgtatttatctatctatctagctaTGTGATGTCAAACATTCTGTTGAACAACTCACCTTCACAACAAATTCAGCACACAACGTGACTCTCAGAGATCAGACAAATTGCCCGTCCTAACATTTCTTCTCCCTGAGGAGTTGCTCTCATGTCCTGCTACTCAAATCCAAGTACAAACTCAGGCAAGACTTTCACAAAACTCTCAGTAAGAAACgaaagacagagatagaaagCACTGTAAACATCCATCACACTACCCTTAGGACAGTCAGACAAAGCTGATGCTCAGAGGAATGTACAAAAACAGCCCTCCCTCATGGCAGGAGTGTCATGGGAAGGTCACTGTGAAAGTGGATAATGCTCTGTTACTCTCCATACATCCTCAAGGCCCGGATTCAAGCACTTAGGTGTTCATCAGGTCAGCTCATCACTGTCTCACTCACTGTCTGCCTAATAGTGACATCACCGCTTCTGCAAACCGcagcagagcagacagaggaggagcagggagttATAACTAGACTGTGTCTCCTGTTCCAGAGCTGGAAACAGAGCAACTAGGCAGCCTGGAAAGAGTCCAGCATGGAAGTGTCCACCCCACTCCTCCCTCTGCAAGAGAAACTTCAAATGGTCTTTTTGTACAGAGCTTCATCAAGGGGTAATAATATTGCTGGAGATGCAAGACTCAGTACACTGCCCCTTGTTATGAAACATGAACACGCAATTCTGGTTTCTTGCACctttttctccatcttctttCCACGAAGGGATGTGTACGCAAATCAGACTTTGTAACATACTACGCATGGTCATGTGTTTTTTgggatatagatatatataacaAAATGGTGTCATCAACAAGGTGTCTGTGAGTCACTAACCTGGTATCCCACCAGACTACCCAGGGTGCACTTGCGCTCTCTGGCGACCCATCGGGCGATGCTGCTGGCGCCTATTTTGCGAGGCTGGGTAACCACGAGGTTACAAGGGGCATTCTTCTCGCTGTAGTAGTCCAGGATGAACTGGGGCAGCAGGGTAGTCTTCCCACTGCCTGTGGCTCCACGGATGATCACCACAGAGTTGTTTTCAATCAGAGAGATGAGCTGGAAATACACAAACACAGAACTGCACATCAAACTCAGTAGAAGGAATGAAAGAACATATTGTAGCCATTTAAAGATGAACACAATATATGATTCAACAATCTaaattataatatataataaaGTATTCTAATCTGTTTTTTATATTCACAAAGTCACAATAACATTAAAACATTCAGATTTTGGTCTTGTAGGACAATACATGTGAATCTGAGTATGAAATGAAAGTCTGAAAAACACATCTCTTCACCAATGGCCAACTAATGGCCCTACTTGTGTGCATGTGAAGACATTCAGTGGGCTATTCCCCCTCTTATTGCACTCATGGCTCCATCAGATAGAATCAGAGCTCATCTGAAGCACACTGTAAAACCTTGAGTGGTGTTATTACCTGAGGAACTGTTGCTGATGACCAAGTCTATGACCTGAAAATGTCCTGACATGGCAGGAGGAACAAAAGCATGCGTGTGTCAGTTTGAATGAGTGTGTGAGGCTACTAAACTATTTTACCTCCTGTCTATTCTTTGTGATGGGCAAGCTGGGGTACTCGTAAGTGGTCAATGGAGGTGGAGGTGAACCTAGAGTTGGAGAGATGAGGTAACACAGAAAGGTTTGCTCAATGCCTTTCTTCATCTTTGAGGAACAAAAGGCATCCAATTGGAAGCCAAATTAATTAGAAGATTATATAAATGTGTAACTCACACGCCAAAAAGTCAGCCTTTCCTGTCTTGTTCCTCAGTCCTCCATCTGAGTCATCCCTCTTTGGACTACCCTGCTGTTGGGAAGCTTTTGCAGGGCTATAAAGAAAcatgtgtgtcaaatcaaaagtctgacatttcagtgtaaacacacacacaagcaattaAGCATCAAAGGGAAAAAAGGTAGGTCAAACAAAGCGCCCCCCATAGGTCTACTATTAACCAGCAACAGGCTCTTCATATTCGGCTCATATTCAAATACACAAACCAAAGCCATCTCCAGGGCAACAGACGTGTGAAGAATCCAGTCTGAAAATGCCTTGGAAAAAACGTGCGTGTTTTGTCTCAGCAAGCACACTAGTAGTGAGTGGTGATAATGTGGCTTTGTCACTGTGAATAAGTAACGTTATGTGAGTAATGCTAATGAGCCTTAGTCAAGTCAAATAGTTCTCCCCTTTGCTCTTTCTGAACTACCTTCTCCCCTCACAtcaccctccctctccatcctctgCACTGAAATCCCCCTTTCACTACTTGCTCGGTTTCTAACATTCCTCTGTCTCTTACTCGCCCTCCCCTTCATCTCTCCCACTCCGTGGCTGGGCCAGTCAAGCCTGGGGCAGTGTGGCAGGGAGAGCAGTCCCAGTCATCTCAGCTTCTCTCTGGGCAAGAGGAGGACTTTATCTACACAGCAGGCAGACACACTGTCAGAGCTGGgagcagctcacacacacacatttatatgcACACGCGTTGAGTGACTTACACACGCACTTCAGCATCTAACCACAAAGCAGCTGACCTTACAACAAAGCAGCACAAAGGAGAgtgaggtgaaaggagaggagacagcaCTGAGTCAGAGGAGAACAGTGAGTAACTCTGCTGTAAACAGTCCAGAGGACAGAAGAACAGGGACAAGTGAAGAGGACAATTACACagtatagagaggagagaaagagaaccatTTGATTGCTTACAGACGGATAGCAGAGTCCAGTCAGAACCAGAGAATGGAGACCTCACGGACAGACCCATGGAGACAGAGTCCTGGAGATGGTACTCTGTGAGACGCCTGCCttgatctctctgtctacatctGGCTCATCATTGCAGCATTCAACAGTAAGTACCAACCATGCAATGGCttgttttctcttttcttttctcaCTACATAGGCTATTTGCAATGATCAGAATGTTCCAACAATTTAAAAAAAGCACTCATCTAGACAATAGGCACAAATCAGGAATCTCAATTGCATTATTTGAAGAAATTAGCTAGGACAGGCAGGTTtaataacaaaaaatatttttattgtgcTTTAAGACATTGCTGTCAAGTATACAGCACTGCGTGCTCTGTTCACGTAGCATGACCTGTGACCCCAGGCTGTCAAATCTGTGTGTAGCTCaggtgtgaggtacagagagaacAATCAGTCTGAGGAGATTACTACACACCCACACCTGGGCATCCTCACCTGAGTGAGAATGCCACTGAAGGCAAATCAAACACTGATGATGACAGAGAGTCAGGGACCAGGGATCAGCTTGTGTGGAGGTGATCCATTTCTCACTTTCAAAAAAGTTGCGTCTTCAATGAGTGCAGATCAGTCAATAGTACAATTGTAATCCTTTGAATTGTTCTGTTAAAACAGACTTTGGGAGAACAGAGGGGTATTCCTTGACACTCGTGGCAGCAGTGTACAATACTCGTGGCAGCAGTGTCAATACTTTTGCTTCAgatgtaaaatactttttttctcaTTGCAGTAACCACAGCACTCCTCCGCCATGCCCCTGTTCAGCTGGATGAAATGGTCGCGTTCTGAACGAAAAAAGGCGCAGGATGAGGGGGCGTCCACAGGGGTATCACCCAGCTGCACACTGATCAGGGAGCTGCTGTGGCACGTAGAGGAGAGGGAGTGCATGGCGCGGGAGGTGGAGCAGGAACACAAGCTGGCCCACAACACCGCGGGATACCCCCACTGGCTCCAGAGCTACCCCAGGTTACGCACGCTGATCCCCGCATCGGAGCGCCGCCAGCTGGAGCACTTGTGTGCCCAGATCCACCCTATGCACACCGCTACGGTGCTCTCCAGGTACATCGTACACCACTCTTCATTCAGTACTGCCCCCACACCGGGATGACAATAGGCGAAAGAGACAAGAGTCTcaaagagagggggggtagagcaAAGCTGCCAGGGAAGCCACTTTGTGTTATTGTCACAGAAGTAGGTTACATGGGGTGTGATCATGCAAAGGTGAAGGGGACCCTATGGGGCTGAGCACAGCAAAAACAACCCAAAGGGAAAGAGTTTTCCATTAGCAGTATCATATCCCTATTAAAATAAAACACAGACCAACATTTTACAGTGATGGTGACATTTGTATGAACAGACTGAATTTGGTATTTCTGAGGGGCTAACTGAGGAATCATACTTTAAATAACCTTTAAATCCACCATGGGTCTAGTAAAAATGACTataaattatactgaacaaaaatgtaaatgcaacatgcaacaatttcaaagattttactgaggtacagttcatataaggaaatcagtcaattgaaatatattaaTTAGGCCCTACTCTATGGATTTCACAGATAATTTTGTTTTTAAagttaggggcgtggatcagaaaaccagtcagtatctgttgtgaccaCCATCTGCCTCGTGCAGAgtgacatctccttcacatagagttgatcaggctgatgattgtggcctgtggaatgttgttccactcctcttcaggGGTGGCTGTTTGCATAATCACATCACAACAGTAACAAGATCGCCCGATTATTCCGGGAATATTATTTGGTGTGACTTTCACTGCATTTATTTTGTCTTCTTTGCTAAATGCCTCCTGACAACTAGAAATTAGAGCGGGCGCATAAACACGACCTCAGCCTTATCACCTCACACAATACATGATACTTTGATGAAATAGTTTCAGCATCATTTGGTCAGCTAGGCCTAATGGATAATTGAAAGCCCAAACAGTTTCATTATATGGATAATGCAGTTTGGGTTAAATAGTTTATTAACACACTATCTCATTCTCAGGTTCCATGACGTGCTGGCCAGCAACAAGATCCTGCCCTGGGAGCTGGTGTACGTCTTCCAGCAGGTGCTGAGAGACTTCCTCAACAAAGAGGaaggggaagaagaggaggatcaCATGCCGCAGCCAGAACTGCTTGGGTCAATGGAGGCCTGGACCAACCGATACCAAATGAAGCAGGGATTTGTCACACCTACTGTGCCCAACTGTGGTGAGCCCCAAAGAGAAGAGATCCCAACCATCTCTGGCTATGTGGACCGTACCATGAGAGACTCTTATCCTTTCACTACCCATAGGGTCTGGGACCTACCCTACTACTATCCAGTGCCACACAACTCCACAGAGGCCTACAGCACCCCACTGTAAGAGCAGGTTGGGTAGTAAAATAGTACCCAACTCATGACTAGCTCATGACTGAAAGAGTTGTCATCTTAAAAAAATATGTTACAGATTCATTTTAATTCATGGGTCTGCAACAAAATATTGCCCTGGACCAGCACTTGCATGGGGGCAGATTCATACATACAACAATAGATACTGCTAGCTAACTGGACTAGGGGTGCGTCTCAATAGACTACTTGGTTACTCTAGCTACTACTGTAACTTAGAAAGCTACTTAATTGCACTGATTTAATAAATCAACCCCTGCCTAGGAATTTTGGCACCTGGCTATTTAGCTACTTTTACTGTGTTAGTATTACTGTAGTAGCTAAATAATGCTAATATTTACTGAAAAgtaagtagctagctatgtaCCTAACTAAAGCAACGTTCCTTTCAtatgttagctagccagccaacaaATGTGAACATGTGTGAAAGTTTCTAggttccatccaattggcaacagattccCACCAGATTTTTCTACCAAATGGTTTTGTTGCCGCTAAAAGCCTGTGCgtaatgacgtagtgcacatacaaaTACATTGTGTGGTTCAATTCCCAAgtaccgaataaaaaatacaagtgaaATGTGTTTGCATCGCAtttaactctactgatggttctcAAAAAAATGTGGGTTATATAGcttgtgcccactctggtattaACACGTGTGCTCTAGACAACAGCACGTAGATAACGCTCCGAGCGCATGTATAGCCTACATTATAAGATTATGGACAAGCGCGGCAGCCAATCATCGATGACCATGTCACCTGAATAAGACGCTCGATATTTATTAAAATGTGCATTaaactcatcaccttgcactttcaccaccctgtaaaattaaatgtatttaatatgTAGCCTGAAACTGCATGCTTTTCCGATAACTTACATCTAGTGAGAGGACCACCCGTCATCACGTGACTCCACATTTTTTTCGATATGGTTATTCTATCAATAtttgctatttaaaaaaaatccacctAACGTTACATTTCTATCATAATTAAATTTACAGACAAAaatatcccaccttgtctagcaaATTTTGTTTTTTCGAGATGTGAAGTTTCCCGAAAATGTTTGTTTCCATCTGGCCTGTCAATGCATTTTTTTATCTGACGTACTTTAATAGCATAAAAATGGTTGGGGGGGAAACCTGGTTACTACAGGCAGACTGTACCGTCTATGGTGCAAGGGAACATGtgtaagctagctaacgttagctagcaattcCATCTACattttgctagctaacgttagctagctagccaactgaaCTCACCTCTGTATTGATGACTCCTCTAACTTTACTTCTTTTGGAACTTCATCCGTGATTAGAATGTTAGCAAAATGGGTCCCTAATGTAAACCATTCTGTTATCTGTTCTGCAGTTATTGCTTTCTTCATGTTTCATATGTTGTTCACTACAGAGACTGCTGATACGTTTTCAAGGGTGGATGTTGCTGTAGAATTCTAAATTAGTTCAATCATCGGTTCAAAGACACGTGACAGTAGTACACCTGCTGACTCTATGTCAGAATCAAACATTCCATCTGGTAGCTAGGGGTACTGTCCTTTCATACTCCTAATGTAAACAAGAAACTAAAATATATTCATTTATTCGATTATATAAATAACATAAACCATATTACAAAGACATAATTAGAGTAATGATGAGTAGACAGAACCCATACAAAAGCAGTAGACCCAATAACAGGGAATTATCTCCACAGGACCTATTCTCTGAATTTAGAGGACAAAGGTGAGACTCAATATTAACATTAaaactaaaatcacattttattggtcacacaacTGTACAAATAGACAAGATACAGATGTTAGCAAAAACAAAATAGATCTGTTGCTAGGGCAGAATCAACTAGGAAAACATCCGGAATTTGCCTTTATGAATGATGATCTGACTAAATGTATACACAGTCAATTTACAGTTCTAAAATATATTTCATCCAGCATAACAGTTGTTCAATCATGTCACAATCTACCCTAAATATGGTATCTGTGATTGATAGCCCCTGTGGTAAatactagggctgggcgatatatgGACCACCAAAATTCATATAATACAATATGAAGGATGATGATATAACCATAATTattaactgggtggttcgagccctgaatgctgattggctgaggtatatcagaccataaACCAcaagtatgacaaaacatgtatttttactcaaTTATGTTGGCAACCaatttataataacaataaggcacctcaggggtttagccgtggtatattggccatataccacaccacctcgggccttattgctgaaATGAATATCTGAAATGAAGACGCAGCTGAGCCTGTGGCACAGCCTCCCTTTGAATGTAACCCAGGGAGGCTACAGTTGCTGCAGAGAGGTAGTGAAATACTAAGATCCAATGATATGCATATCACAATTATACATATCACAATATACACAATGGATTGCCCAGCCCTAGTAGAAAAATATTCATACAGAAATATGAAAAAACATGAAGACATTTTTCTTAGAGAATCACAATATTTGAAAcaggtaatgtactgtactgaccaGTTTATCCTATTATGTGATGCAATAACACGGTTATTAGTCAACTTAAAAAAGGGTGAAAAGGCTTTCTGTTTGGGGGACATGTTCACAGTCAACAAGAAATGTTGAGCAGCCAATGAGAATCTCTCCAAGCATTTTCTCAGATACTCATTTCAGATCTGAGGTTTTATTTCCCTTGAAAAATTGTGTTTGTTACTTATAGTCTATAAATGCAGTGAAATTCCCCCTCAGTATTTCACTGCTGAGGCCAAGTCTCTTGATGGCAACTATAACACTTACAAAAAGTAAACATGCAGCCAGGTGATGAAATGTTAAATATGATTATTACCACTTGAAGTTTGGTGTTCTTCTTTGAGCTTGACCAGGTACTCAATCCTCTGCTTATGGTTCTTATGGCCCACAAGCTTGCAGTTTCCCTCAGACAGGTAGGGGACAGGTTTGCCGACATTCAGGCATCTCACTAAAATCACCACACATTAGCTAGATTCACTACAAAGGGACCCTCTTAAAGCAAATCATGGACTAAGACAGCAGCTGATATCATTGCCACGTCTGGAGCAGCATGGAGATTGAtgcttctgtcacgccctgaccttagagagcctttttatgtctctatttggtttggtcagggtgtgatttgggtgggcattctatgttctttatttctatgttttgtttttctatgttttggccgggtatggttctcaatcagggacagctgtctatcgttgtctctgattgggaatcatacttaggcagcctgttttgccaccttaagTTGTGGGATGTTATTTTTTGTTAGCTCTGCGTAGCCTACGGAAAGTGACGTTtgttgttcttttgttgttttgtttggagttctgtcacgttctgaccttagttccttttttatgtctttattttagttggtcagggcgtgagtttgggtgggcattctatgttgtttttctatgttttgttctgttgttatatttctatgtgtttggcctagtatggttctcaatcagaggcaggtgtcagtcgttgtctctgattgggagccatatttaggtagcctgttttctagtgtgttttgtgggtggttgtttcctgtttcagtgtttgcaccatatgggactgtttcggttgtttgttcgtgttttgttatttttgttccgtgttgattttgatttattaaaaatctattatggacacttaccacgctgcacattggtccgatccttgctactcctcctcagacgaagaggaaatccgttacagaaccacccaccaaaaaag encodes the following:
- the LOC139553515 gene encoding protein RD3-like, giving the protein MPLFSWMKWSRSERKKAQDEGASTGVSPSCTLIRELLWHVEERECMAREVEQEHKLAHNTAGYPHWLQSYPRLRTLIPASERRQLEHLCAQIHPMHTATVLSRFHDVLASNKILPWELVYVFQQVLRDFLNKEEGEEEEDHMPQPELLGSMEAWTNRYQMKQGFVTPTVPNCGEPQREEIPTISGYVDRTMRDSYPFTTHRVWDLPYYYPVPHNSTEAYSTPL